ATTGGCTGGAGCGCCGCCGCGGGCGCAGCCGTGGCCCTGCTCGCGGGCGTCATCCACGTCAGCGACATCCCGACCGTCTGGCATATCGTCTGGAATGCCACCGGTGCGTTCGTGGCCGTCATCATCATCAGCCTCCTGCTCGACAAGGCAGGCTTCTTCGAGTGGGCTGCGCTGCACGTGGCGCGTTGGGGCGGCGGCAGCGGCCGGCGCCTGTTTGTGCTTCTTGTCTTGCTGGGCGCGGCCGTGGCCGCGCTGTTCGCCAACGATGGCGCGGCGCTGATCCTGACGCCCATCGTCATCGCCATGCTGGTCGCCTTGCGGTTTTCGCCGAAAGCCACGCTGGCCTTCGTAATGGCGGCCGGTTTCATCGCCGACACTGCCAGCCTGCCGCTGGTCGTGTCGAACCTCGTGAATATCGTCTCGGCCGACTATTTCAATATCGGCTTTGCGCGCTATGCCGCAGTGATGGTGCCAGTCAACCTGGTGTCGGTAGCTGCGACGCTTGCCGCGCTTGTCTGGTTCTTCCGAAAGGACATCCCCGCCGACTACGACCTGGCGCAGCTGAAACGCCCGGAGGAGGCCATCCACGACCGCGCCACCTTCGTCACCGGCTGGTGGGTGCTGGGCATGCTGCTCGTCGGTTTCTTCTGGCTTGACGAAGCCGGCATCCCGATCAGCGCCGTGGCCGCGGTTGGCGCAGTGCTGCTGCTGGCTGTCGCTGCGCGCGGGCACCGGATCTCGACCCGCGAGGTGCTGCGCGGCGCCCCATGGCAGGTCGTCGTGTTCTCGCTAGGGATGTACTTGGTGGTCTACGGACTGCGCAATGCCGGGTTGACGGACTACCTGACCGCCCTGCTCAACCGCTGCGCCGAGCATGGCGTGTGGGGCGCAGCGCTCGGCACCGGCTTCATCACTGCCATCCTGTCGTCGATCATGAATAATATGCCGACCGTGCTAGTGGGCGCGCTGGCAATCGACGCCACCACTGCACAGGGCGTTGTGCGCGAAGCGATGGTGTATGCAAACGTGATTGGCGCTGACCTCGGGCCAAAGATCACGCCCATCGGCAGCCTCGCCACGCTGTTGTGGCTGCACGTGCTGTCGGCAAAGAATATCCAGATCTCCTGGGGCTACTACTTCCGGATCGGTATCCTGCTGACCCTGCCGATCCTTCTGGTGACCCTGAGCGCGCTCGCCCTGCGCCTGAGCTGAGAAAGGACCGAACATGGACAATGCACTGGACGTCACGATCTATCACAACCCCGATTGCGGCACCTCGCGCAACTTGCTGGCACTCATCCGCAATGCCGGCATCGAGCCAACCGTGATCGAATACCTGAAGAACCCGCCCGACCGCGCAACACTGGTGGACCTGATTCAGCGCGCAGGCCTGCAGGTTCGCGGCGCCGTACGCGAGAAAGGCACGCCATTCCTGGAGCTCGGCCTGGATAATCCAGGGACGACGGACGAGCAACTGATCGACGCGATGCTCGCGCATACGATTCTCATCAACAGGCCTTTTGTCGTCACGCCGGTTGGTGTCCGTCTGTGCCGTCCGTCGGAAGTCGTGCTGGACATCCTGCCTGTGCCTCAGCGTGCTGCGTTCTCGAAAGAGGACGGCGAAGCTGTCGTCGACGAACAAGGAAGCCGAATCAAATGAGCAAAATCCCGAATCTCCCCAATATCAAGCCGGAGCTGCTGGACCAGCCTACGCTCGAGAAGCTCGCCCCGGTTGGCGACCTGAGCCACCCTCCTCGCATCCTGATGCTATACGGCTCGCTGCGCGAACGCTCTTTCAGCCGCTTCCTGACCGAGGAGGCGGCGCGCATTCTGGAGCAATTCGGCGCAGAGGTGAAGATCTTCGATCCGATGGAACTACCGATGGTCGGCAGCGTACCCGAGACGCATCCGAAAGTGGTCGAGCTGCGCGAGCTGTGCCTGTGGTCTGAAGGCCAGGTCTGGTGCAGCCCCGAGCGCCATGGCGCGATCACCGCGGTGATGAAGAACCAGATCGACTGGATCCCGCTGGAGATGGGTGCGGTCCGGCCGAGCCAGGGCCGCACGCTGGCGGTGATGCAGGTCTGCGGCGGTTCGCAGTCCTTCAACGTAGTGAACACCCTGCGCCTGCTGGGGCGCTGGATGCGCATGTTCACGATCCCGAACCAGTCCTCGGTGCCGATGGCCTACAAGGAATTCGACGACGAAGGCCGCATGCGGCCGTCCGCATACTACGATCGCGTTGTCGACGTGATGGAGGAGCTCTTTAAAATCACGCTGCTGATGCGGGGCCGCACCGATTACCTGACGGACCGCTACAGCGAGCGGAACGAGCGTGCGCTCAACGCGATCAACCGCCAGATCGAAAAAATTTGAACG
This genomic stretch from Massilia putida harbors:
- a CDS encoding arsenic transporter; translated protein: MLIAFLIFLITLTFVIWQPRGLGIGWSAAAGAAVALLAGVIHVSDIPTVWHIVWNATGAFVAVIIISLLLDKAGFFEWAALHVARWGGGSGRRLFVLLVLLGAAVAALFANDGAALILTPIVIAMLVALRFSPKATLAFVMAAGFIADTASLPLVVSNLVNIVSADYFNIGFARYAAVMVPVNLVSVAATLAALVWFFRKDIPADYDLAQLKRPEEAIHDRATFVTGWWVLGMLLVGFFWLDEAGIPISAVAAVGAVLLLAVAARGHRISTREVLRGAPWQVVVFSLGMYLVVYGLRNAGLTDYLTALLNRCAEHGVWGAALGTGFITAILSSIMNNMPTVLVGALAIDATTAQGVVREAMVYANVIGADLGPKITPIGSLATLLWLHVLSAKNIQISWGYYFRIGILLTLPILLVTLSALALRLS
- the arsC gene encoding arsenate reductase (glutaredoxin) (This arsenate reductase requires both glutathione and glutaredoxin to convert arsenate to arsenite, after which the efflux transporter formed by ArsA and ArsB can extrude the arsenite from the cell, providing resistance.), producing MDNALDVTIYHNPDCGTSRNLLALIRNAGIEPTVIEYLKNPPDRATLVDLIQRAGLQVRGAVREKGTPFLELGLDNPGTTDEQLIDAMLAHTILINRPFVVTPVGVRLCRPSEVVLDILPVPQRAAFSKEDGEAVVDEQGSRIK
- the arsH gene encoding arsenical resistance protein ArsH, translating into MSKIPNLPNIKPELLDQPTLEKLAPVGDLSHPPRILMLYGSLRERSFSRFLTEEAARILEQFGAEVKIFDPMELPMVGSVPETHPKVVELRELCLWSEGQVWCSPERHGAITAVMKNQIDWIPLEMGAVRPSQGRTLAVMQVCGGSQSFNVVNTLRLLGRWMRMFTIPNQSSVPMAYKEFDDEGRMRPSAYYDRVVDVMEELFKITLLMRGRTDYLTDRYSERNERALNAINRQIEKI